TCAAGAACATATCCGTTATACCCATGATACCTATTGCCGGATTGTTATTCGCCATGCGTCCTTTGACGCTGCCCGTATGCTGGCGGCAAGGTGGAAACGGGAAATCTCCCTTGAATATCTGACCGAAGAAAAGTTTGTCCCACTAAGCACCACAGACGAGTATTTTCAAGTGCCGGACTATGGCGAAACCTATCCGTTTTCTGTCCGGGGGCAGACGATATTTTTAGATAGCTGTTCCCTTGCGGCGGCTCTTGCCGAACTGCCGGAACAGACGCAGGAGGAAATCTTTTTGTATTACTTCCAGCACTTGACGCAGAAAGAAATCGGAGAACAAAGCGGCTGGACACGCAGCACAATCGGGCGGCATATCCAGCTTGCCTTGAAGCGGCTGAAAGAGGAAATGGAGGTGTTGTCCCATGAGTAACCGACTTCTCCCTTATGACACGATAATAAAGGCACATGAGGGCGACCCCATAGCGATACAAGCCGTCCTTGACCGATACGCCGGATATATCCGCTATTTCTCCAAGATGAACGGCTATTATAACTCTGATATGGAGGACTACATCAGAACAAAGCTGATTGAAAGCCTGTTCAAGTTCCGGCTTGACCGTTGAGTTTGGATTGATGATATGATAAAATTAGTCCAATAAATGCGAACGGGAGGTTAGTATGAAAAAAATTATATTGATAATCTGTACATTAGTCTTTCTTATATCTTTAACTGCGTGTGGCACAAAATTTGATGGTAGTCGTACTGGAAACGATAGTGAATTTATCATGGAATATAGTGTGTTAAATACAACGGACGCACAGGATTTAACTATTGAATCTGGAGATACAATTAGTGCTAAAATTGTAATAGATAAAGGTAGCTTATCAATAAAAATTCAAAAAGACGGGGAAGAACCTATCTATGAAAGTAACGGAATTTCCACATCTA
The window above is part of the Lachnoclostridium edouardi genome. Proteins encoded here:
- a CDS encoding RNA polymerase sigma factor, with protein sequence MTEQEAYQEHIRYTHDTYCRIVIRHASFDAARMLAARWKREISLEYLTEEKFVPLSTTDEYFQVPDYGETYPFSVRGQTIFLDSCSLAAALAELPEQTQEEIFLYYFQHLTQKEIGEQSGWTRSTIGRHIQLALKRLKEEMEVLSHE
- a CDS encoding helix-turn-helix domain-containing protein — translated: MSNRLLPYDTIIKAHEGDPIAIQAVLDRYAGYIRYFSKMNGYYNSDMEDYIRTKLIESLFKFRLDR